The Thioalkalivibrio sulfidiphilus HL-EbGr7 genome includes a window with the following:
- a CDS encoding MBL fold metallo-hydrolase RNA specificity domain-containing protein: MAKLTFLGAVGEVTGSRYLIETDKSTLLLECGLHQGGAQADRANQASLVKLARRVDAVILSHGHLDHSGLVPKLVRDGYRGPIYCTPGTLDLLKIMWRDAAVVMGKDVEWENKWRRRADKRLLDPIYEDEDVERALNLCEPIPYRRLEQIKGSVGLMYHDAGHILGSAIVELTVPSGGRERRLVFSGDLGNPDSVLMHSPTRLEHADRVLMESTYGNRNHRPMEDTIEELAGILEQAHADGGNVLIPAFAVGRTQEVLYHLSMLYQAGRLKHQRVFLDSPMAIEVTELYARRRKALDPKDLERLEQNGNGELAEALPPLQFSRSVEDSMAINRIQGGAIIIAGSGMCNGGRIRHHLKYNLWRQDAHVIFVGFQAAGTLGRRLVDGVEKVKLLGSEVAVKARIHTLGGFSAHAGQSQLLDWAAAFRDRPAFHLVHGEPEAQQALAEALKRQHGIEANIPGLGDSVEI, from the coding sequence ATGGCAAAACTCACCTTTCTCGGCGCCGTCGGCGAAGTCACCGGTTCGCGCTATCTCATCGAGACCGACAAATCCACCCTGCTGCTGGAGTGCGGACTGCACCAGGGCGGCGCCCAGGCGGACCGGGCCAACCAGGCCTCCCTGGTGAAGCTGGCCCGCCGGGTCGACGCGGTCATCCTCTCCCACGGCCACCTGGACCACTCGGGCCTCGTGCCCAAGCTGGTGCGCGACGGCTACCGGGGTCCCATCTACTGCACCCCCGGCACCCTGGACCTGCTCAAGATCATGTGGCGGGACGCCGCCGTGGTCATGGGCAAGGACGTCGAGTGGGAGAACAAGTGGCGCCGGCGCGCCGACAAGCGCCTGCTGGATCCCATCTACGAAGACGAGGACGTGGAACGGGCCCTGAACCTCTGCGAGCCGATCCCCTACAGGCGCCTGGAGCAGATCAAGGGCAGCGTCGGGCTCATGTACCACGACGCCGGCCACATCCTGGGTTCCGCGATCGTGGAGCTGACCGTGCCCTCCGGCGGGCGCGAACGGCGCCTGGTGTTCTCCGGCGACCTGGGCAACCCGGACTCGGTGCTCATGCACAGCCCCACGCGGCTGGAACACGCCGACCGGGTGCTCATGGAAAGCACCTACGGCAACCGCAACCACCGGCCCATGGAAGACACCATCGAGGAACTGGCCGGGATCCTGGAGCAGGCCCATGCGGACGGCGGCAACGTGCTCATCCCCGCCTTCGCGGTGGGACGCACCCAGGAGGTGCTCTACCACCTGAGCATGCTCTACCAGGCCGGGCGCCTGAAGCACCAGAGGGTGTTCCTGGACAGCCCCATGGCCATCGAGGTCACCGAACTCTACGCCCGCCGGCGCAAGGCCCTGGACCCCAAGGACCTCGAGAGACTGGAGCAGAACGGCAACGGCGAACTGGCCGAGGCCCTGCCGCCGCTGCAGTTCTCCCGCAGCGTGGAGGACTCCATGGCCATCAACCGAATCCAGGGCGGCGCCATCATCATCGCCGGCTCCGGCATGTGCAACGGCGGACGCATCCGCCACCACCTGAAGTACAACCTCTGGCGCCAGGACGCCCACGTGATCTTCGTCGGCTTCCAGGCCGCCGGCACCCTGGGCCGGCGGCTGGTGGACGGCGTGGAGAAGGTGAAGCTGCTGGGCTCCGAGGTGGCGGTGAAGGCCAGGATCCACACCCTGGGCGGCTTCTCCGCCCATGCCGGCCAGTCGCAACTGCTGGACTGGGCCGCCGCCTTCCGGGACCGGCCCGCCTTCCACCTGGTGCACGGTGAGCCCGAGGCACAACAGGCCCTGGCCGAGGCCCTGAAGCGGCAGCACGGTATCGAGGCCAACATCCCCGGACTCGGGGACAGCGTGGAGATTTAG
- a CDS encoding translocation/assembly module TamB domain-containing protein has product MLRRVLFGALIAFIMLATLLTVLLGTEPGTRWVIHQGSALAPGELRIEQVEGTLLRGVTLQGIRFEDESASASLERLEIRINANALFLARLAITRLELHGLDLHTRPDPDPAPAEPFQIPEAIRLPLAIDLSPAHFTDLRLSFGDADPLVIHEIHLAASADRDAARIRTLTVDAVDFDLDLSARAGLALPYPMQAELAWRVRLPEAAALGLDAEEASGRVRIEGDLERLTLSHGIEAPLRLSGEGEFHTLLNTPAWDLAHHWEAFTWQVPEQGPIAVEAGRLLSTGNLDDHRLELHTTVTPLDYPAQRIELTGRGDAEHLAELSLAISGEVGRLGLAGSARWLPLPAWDLAVTGRDLDPGQASPELPGRLDLDTRVSGALDADGLLSLDLQDLDLSGMLRGETLRLSGEARLRDTELSIPGLTLSVDGGRLTLEGIGGWAPQPHWDLRLAARDLDPGPWLEDWPGRLDLDLSAAGRLEADLAVHGEVRLTRLQGQLAGHRVSGRGEAALQGHGLSTPGLHLEVDAARLSVTGEAHWSPELRWNLRLSGDDLDPGLIDPRLAGRLNLRAATEGRLDAETGAAASLELERLDGRLRDYPVSARGSARVSEGRRLTTPGLEARLGANRLELRGEAALDAADLHYRLDAPELSALWPGLRGRLTGQGRLAGHWQRPDLDLSLEGAELGFETWSLQRLALEARGGLEPQRPLVLNLVVNDISLDDDTLVENLLLSGRGHAENHELNLSARTREGDLGLGLRGRLTEAPGWAGRITRLNLSETRLGTWTLDGRPALEADAEHARLAPLCLTQEAARLCLEADRTPATGLQARLDLDDLSLAWLADVLPENLELEGRIEASARLALLDTLSVELQAGAPQTQMHVLLPDGDRETIPFRDLNLAASLSDGRLDASTSLAFLEAGQASARLTAIPERGTHRLDGQARADLTELRWLEIFAPQVRDPRGRLQADLALTGTLADPEFRGRVNLAEGRMLIPDAGLELTDLNLQAAADGLDRLSLDGRVRSGPGELRLGGELGLADTGEPWANLTLAGERFQALRLPEAQVFISPDLAMALAGREIRLTGSLAVPEASIELRELPEQAVSVSRDEVIVDADAPAEPPLEIHSRVSVTLGERVSLSGFGLSARLEGQLDVEDSPARPTRVEGEIRILDGRYRAYGQNLIVERGVLVFQGPADNPGLDIRAVRRVPAHDVTAGLAIGGTLQDPRSRVFSTPAMEDSEAMSFLLTGRPLSGASESDANVLAAAITSFGLEQGGMMTQQIGQAVGLDEFTVDAEGDLDQSALMMGKYLSARLYVRYSVGLFERASSLMLRYTLTRSLSLETQTSGEAQSMDLIYRRER; this is encoded by the coding sequence ATGCTCCGCCGCGTCCTGTTCGGCGCCCTGATCGCCTTCATCATGCTGGCCACCCTGCTCACGGTGCTGCTGGGCACCGAGCCCGGCACCCGCTGGGTCATCCACCAGGGGTCGGCGCTGGCTCCCGGCGAGCTGCGCATCGAGCAGGTGGAGGGCACCCTGCTGCGCGGCGTGACGCTGCAGGGCATCCGTTTCGAGGATGAGTCCGCAAGCGCGAGCCTCGAGCGCCTGGAGATCAGGATCAACGCCAACGCCCTGTTCCTCGCCCGGCTCGCCATCACCCGCCTGGAACTGCATGGCCTGGACCTGCACACCCGCCCCGACCCGGACCCCGCGCCCGCCGAACCTTTCCAGATCCCCGAGGCCATCCGCCTGCCCCTGGCCATCGACCTGTCACCGGCCCACTTCACGGACCTGCGCCTGAGCTTCGGCGACGCCGACCCCCTGGTGATCCACGAGATCCACCTGGCCGCCAGCGCGGACCGGGACGCGGCGCGCATCCGCACCCTGACCGTGGACGCCGTCGACTTCGATCTCGACCTGAGCGCCCGCGCCGGTCTCGCCCTGCCCTACCCGATGCAGGCCGAGCTGGCCTGGCGGGTGCGCCTGCCCGAAGCCGCAGCGCTTGGACTCGATGCCGAGGAGGCCAGCGGCCGGGTCCGCATCGAGGGTGACCTGGAGCGCCTGACCCTGAGTCACGGCATCGAGGCCCCCCTGCGCCTGAGCGGCGAGGGCGAGTTCCACACCCTGCTGAACACGCCCGCCTGGGACCTGGCACACCACTGGGAGGCCTTCACCTGGCAGGTCCCGGAGCAGGGGCCCATCGCCGTGGAGGCGGGCCGTCTGTTGAGCACCGGCAACCTGGACGACCATCGCCTGGAGCTGCACACCACCGTCACCCCCCTGGACTATCCCGCCCAGCGCATCGAACTCACCGGCCGGGGCGATGCCGAGCACCTGGCCGAGCTGTCCCTGGCGATCAGCGGCGAGGTGGGGCGCCTGGGCCTCGCCGGCAGCGCCCGCTGGCTACCCCTGCCCGCCTGGGACCTGGCGGTCACCGGCCGGGACCTGGACCCGGGCCAGGCCAGCCCCGAGTTGCCTGGGCGGCTGGATCTCGACACCCGCGTATCCGGCGCACTGGATGCGGATGGCCTGCTGAGCCTCGATCTGCAGGACCTGGACCTGTCCGGCATGCTGCGCGGCGAGACCCTGCGCCTGAGCGGCGAGGCCCGCTTGAGGGACACCGAACTCAGCATCCCCGGCCTCACCCTGAGCGTGGACGGCGGGCGCCTCACCCTGGAGGGCATCGGCGGCTGGGCGCCACAGCCCCACTGGGACCTGCGCCTCGCCGCCCGCGACCTGGACCCGGGTCCCTGGCTCGAGGACTGGCCCGGCCGCTTGGACCTGGACCTGAGCGCCGCCGGTCGCCTGGAGGCGGATCTCGCCGTGCACGGCGAGGTGCGCCTGACCCGCCTGCAGGGCCAGCTGGCCGGCCACCGCGTCAGCGGCCGGGGTGAGGCAGCCCTTCAGGGCCACGGGCTCAGCACCCCCGGCCTGCACCTGGAAGTCGATGCCGCGCGGCTGTCGGTCACGGGCGAGGCCCACTGGTCCCCGGAGCTGCGCTGGAACCTGCGCCTCTCGGGAGACGACCTGGACCCCGGCCTCATCGACCCCCGGCTGGCCGGCCGACTCAACCTGCGCGCCGCCACCGAGGGCCGACTGGACGCGGAGACCGGCGCGGCCGCCAGTCTTGAACTGGAGCGGCTGGACGGCCGCCTGCGCGACTACCCGGTGTCCGCCCGGGGCAGCGCCCGGGTAAGCGAGGGCCGGCGGCTCACCACCCCGGGCCTGGAGGCGCGCCTGGGCGCCAACCGCCTGGAGCTGCGCGGCGAGGCGGCCCTGGACGCCGCCGACCTGCACTACCGCCTGGACGCGCCGGAGCTCTCCGCCCTGTGGCCCGGGCTGCGGGGTCGGCTCACGGGGCAGGGCCGGCTGGCAGGCCACTGGCAGCGGCCGGATCTGGACCTAAGCCTGGAAGGGGCGGAACTGGGCTTCGAGACCTGGTCACTGCAGCGCCTGGCCCTGGAGGCGCGGGGCGGACTCGAGCCGCAACGCCCCCTGGTCCTCAACCTGGTGGTCAACGACATCTCGCTTGACGACGACACCCTGGTGGAGAACCTGCTGCTGAGCGGCCGGGGCCACGCCGAGAACCACGAGCTGAATCTGAGCGCGCGTACCCGCGAGGGGGACCTGGGCCTGGGCCTGCGCGGACGTCTCACCGAGGCCCCCGGCTGGGCGGGAAGGATCACCCGGCTCAACCTGAGCGAGACCCGTCTGGGCACCTGGACCCTGGACGGCCGTCCCGCGCTCGAGGCCGATGCCGAGCACGCCCGGCTCGCGCCCCTGTGTCTGACCCAGGAGGCCGCCCGCCTGTGTCTCGAGGCGGATCGCACCCCGGCAACCGGCCTCCAGGCCCGGCTCGACCTGGACGATCTGTCCCTGGCCTGGCTCGCCGACGTGCTGCCCGAGAACCTGGAACTGGAGGGCCGGATCGAAGCCAGCGCCCGGCTGGCGCTCCTGGACACCCTCTCGGTGGAACTGCAGGCCGGCGCCCCACAGACGCAGATGCACGTGCTGCTCCCGGACGGCGATCGCGAGACCATCCCGTTCCGGGACCTGAACCTGGCGGCCAGCCTGAGCGACGGTCGGCTGGATGCCAGCACCAGCCTCGCTTTCCTGGAGGCGGGCCAGGCCAGCGCCCGGCTGACCGCCATCCCCGAGCGGGGCACCCACCGGCTCGACGGGCAGGCTCGGGCGGATCTCACCGAACTGCGCTGGCTGGAGATCTTCGCCCCCCAGGTGCGTGATCCCCGGGGCCGGCTGCAGGCAGACCTGGCCCTGACCGGCACCCTGGCCGACCCCGAGTTCCGCGGCCGCGTCAACCTGGCCGAAGGCCGGATGCTGATCCCCGACGCCGGGCTGGAGCTCACGGACCTGAACCTTCAGGCCGCCGCCGACGGGCTGGACCGGCTGAGCCTCGACGGACGGGTGCGCTCCGGCCCCGGTGAACTGCGGCTGGGTGGTGAGCTGGGCCTGGCCGACACCGGCGAACCCTGGGCCAACCTGACCCTGGCCGGGGAACGCTTCCAGGCCCTGCGCCTGCCGGAAGCGCAGGTGTTCATCTCTCCCGATCTGGCCATGGCCCTGGCCGGCCGGGAGATCCGTCTCACCGGGAGCCTGGCGGTCCCCGAGGCCAGCATCGAGCTGCGCGAACTGCCCGAGCAGGCGGTCTCCGTGAGCCGGGACGAGGTGATCGTGGATGCGGACGCGCCCGCCGAGCCGCCCCTGGAGATCCACAGCCGGGTCAGCGTCACCCTGGGCGAGCGGGTGAGCCTGAGCGGCTTCGGCCTGAGCGCCCGCCTGGAAGGTCAGCTGGACGTGGAGGACAGCCCTGCCCGGCCCACCCGGGTGGAGGGCGAGATCCGCATCCTGGACGGGCGCTACCGGGCCTATGGCCAGAACCTGATCGTGGAGCGGGGCGTGCTGGTGTTCCAGGGGCCGGCGGACAATCCGGGCCTGGACATCCGCGCCGTGCGCCGGGTGCCCGCCCACGACGTCACCGCGGGGCTCGCCATCGGCGGCACCCTGCAGGACCCCCGCTCCCGGGTCTTCTCCACCCCGGCCATGGAGGACAGCGAGGCCATGTCCTTCCTGCTCACCGGGCGTCCCCTGTCCGGGGCCTCCGAGTCCGATGCCAACGTGCTCGCCGCCGCCATCACCAGCTTCGGCCTGGAACAGGGCGGCATGATGACCCAGCAGATCGGCCAGGCCGTGGGCCTGGATGAATTCACCGTGGACGCCGAGGGCGACCTGGACCAGAGCGCCCTGATGATGGGCAAGTACCTCTCCGCACGGCTGTACGTGCGCTACAGCGTGGGCCTGTTCGAACGGGCCTCCAGCCTCATGCTGCGCTACACCCTCACCCGCAGCCTGAGCCTGGAGACCCAGACCAGCGGCGAGGCCCAGAGTATGGACCTGATCTACCGGCGGGAACGCTGA